The window CCTTACTGAAGACGGCCAGCGGTAACCTCTCCACCTTTGCGCTGGAAACGAAGGATCGGGAGGCCAGGAAGTTCTACATGGAGGCGGCGCAGCAGCTGGACGCCATCAACGACAAACTCTCCGCGCGCCTGAATACGGTCCGCAACGAAGAACCCCCCGCGGCCGATACCGGTGCAGCGGTCTCGGGTCTGCTACGCCGGCGGCCGATCAAGAAGCTGTAAAAGCACCGCTCCCCTTGTCAACCCCCACCTTTGGCCGGCGTCCGGCCGGCCATCTCCCTTCTTCTTATCGCATCCTGTGCCGTTTGGCAGCGGGTCAAGTCCTCACGGCCTTGGTGCTTCAGAACCGCTTTGTTGCCTACGCGTCGAAAGCCACTCCAGGCCAACCCCCAGCAGGGCCACG is drawn from Thermoanaerobacterales bacterium and contains these coding sequences:
- a CDS encoding DUF1657 domain-containing protein; translated protein: MTVETRIQQAMSLLKTASGNLSTFALETKDREARKFYMEAAQQLDAINDKLSARLNTVRNEEPPAADTGAAVSGLLRRRPIKKL